Below is a genomic region from Rouxiella chamberiensis.
ACGCTGCTGATTGTAGGCGATAGTTTAAGTGCTGTTTACCGTTTACCGGCGAACAATTCCTGGCCTAGCCTGCTGAATAATCAGTGGAAAAAACAGGGTGGCCTGCCAACAATTGTTAACGCCAGCATCAGTGGTGATACTTCGGCTCAGGGTCTGGCGCGTTTGCCTGCGCTGCTGAAACAGCATCATCCGCGCTGGGTATTGATTGAACTGGGCGCCAATGACGGGCTGCGCGGCTTTGCTCCGCCGACCATCAGCCAGACGCTCGGCAAGATAGTCACGCTGATTAAACAGGCCGATGCCGAACCGCTGCTGATGCAGATTCGTCTGCCCCCCAACTACGGCCGGCGCTATGGCGATGCGTTTTACGCAATCTACCCCACACTTGCCAAACAGGCCGACATCCCGCTCGTGCCCTTCTTTATGGAGCAAGTCGCCATAAAACCGGAGTGGATGCAGGAAGACGGGCTTCACCCGAATCAGTCGGCGCAAAACTTCATTGCTGACTGGATGTCCGGCAAGCTGGCTCCGCTCGTGGCTCCATCCTTGAGTAAACCATAATCTTCAATCATTTGGGGCCTTTAACAGGTAAAGTTATGCAAAAAGCCATTTTGATTACCGGTTGCTCCAGTGGCATTGGCCTGGCTGCGGCACACTATCTGCGAAATCGCGGTTACCGTGTGCTGGCGGCCTGCCGTAAACCTCTCGACCTTGAGAATCTGCGCGCGCAGGGATTCGAGACTCTCGAGCTGGACCTCGACGATCGCCATAGTGTTCAGCGTGCAGCGTCAAAAGTCATTGAATTAACAGGTAATCGTCTGTACGCCCTGTTTAACAATGCAGGTTTTGGTATTTATGGTCCGCTGTATACGGTAAGCCGCGAACAGTTTGAGCAACAGTTTTCGACCAACCTGTTTGGCACTCACCAACTGACGCAACTGCTGCTTCCGGCCATGCTTGCCCATGCCGAGGGTCGCATCATCCAAACCAGTTCCATTTTGGGTCGAGTGACTACGCCCAACCGCGGGATCTACGCGGCCAGCAAATTCGCGCTTGAAGCCTGGTCAGACACGTTACGCATGGAGCTAAACGGCACCGGTATTCACGTCAGCCTGATTGAGCCAGGCCCGCTGCACAGCAACTTT
It encodes:
- the tesA gene encoding multifunctional acyl-CoA thioesterase I/protease I/lysophospholipase L1, whose product is MNFKYVFRWHLPFLLLMGMLSFRAAAADTLLIVGDSLSAVYRLPANNSWPSLLNNQWKKQGGLPTIVNASISGDTSAQGLARLPALLKQHHPRWVLIELGANDGLRGFAPPTISQTLGKIVTLIKQADAEPLLMQIRLPPNYGRRYGDAFYAIYPTLAKQADIPLVPFFMEQVAIKPEWMQEDGLHPNQSAQNFIADWMSGKLAPLVAPSLSKP
- a CDS encoding SDR family oxidoreductase is translated as MQKAILITGCSSGIGLAAAHYLRNRGYRVLAACRKPLDLENLRAQGFETLELDLDDRHSVQRAASKVIELTGNRLYALFNNAGFGIYGPLYTVSREQFEQQFSTNLFGTHQLTQLLLPAMLAHAEGRIIQTSSILGRVTTPNRGIYAASKFALEAWSDTLRMELNGTGIHVSLIEPGPLHSNFTRNLHHTQSDKPILNPERAEKFTLGPDAVLPKLRHALESPRPKLRYPVTLIAHGLTVLRRLLPDRLMDRVLRGNS